One window from the genome of Cyclobacterium amurskyense encodes:
- a CDS encoding PorP/SprF family type IX secretion system membrane protein, producing MRKIIILIVSFFSIAAELVQAQDMQFSQFYAAPIFLNPAFTGSTEWTRVGVNYRNQWPGLDRSFNSFSAYFDHFIDHKNSGVGVIANGVRDSFSQIQNMEIGLTYAYRIKLGEESYLHSGVQASFVHRNVNVESIILGTQIDIDRGVVVGNGVNWVEDVSQRSHEDINTGLYYYDKKFWLGVSAHHLTRPHISFLQLEDQRLPIRYSIHGGVTFDLFSNNIGDVINNTLQERTLSLAFNYKRQGLFDQLDVGAEFFYAPLILGVWYRGLPTKRSLPNNEAIVALMGFSLPNDLQIGYSFDFTVSKLAWRNSGGAHELSMRYTFRNYKLGKKRDRVIPGFKY from the coding sequence ATGAGGAAAATAATAATTTTGATTGTTTCTTTTTTTAGTATAGCGGCAGAATTGGTTCAGGCCCAAGACATGCAGTTTTCTCAATTTTATGCGGCGCCTATATTCTTGAATCCGGCGTTTACTGGAAGTACGGAATGGACCAGGGTAGGTGTCAATTACAGAAACCAATGGCCAGGTTTGGATCGAAGCTTTAATTCTTTTTCTGCTTATTTTGATCATTTCATAGACCATAAGAACAGTGGGGTAGGTGTCATCGCCAATGGTGTTCGTGATTCTTTTTCTCAAATACAGAACATGGAAATTGGTTTGACCTATGCTTACCGCATCAAACTGGGGGAGGAAAGTTATCTTCACTCGGGAGTTCAGGCCAGTTTTGTTCATAGGAATGTAAATGTCGAAAGCATCATACTAGGTACGCAAATAGACATTGATAGAGGGGTAGTGGTAGGGAATGGTGTCAATTGGGTAGAAGATGTGAGTCAGAGGAGTCATGAAGACATTAATACAGGATTGTATTATTATGACAAGAAGTTCTGGCTAGGTGTGTCTGCCCATCATTTGACACGTCCCCATATTTCATTCCTTCAATTGGAGGATCAGAGGCTACCTATACGTTATTCTATTCATGGTGGAGTCACCTTTGATTTATTTAGCAATAATATTGGAGATGTTATTAACAATACCTTACAAGAGCGAACCCTATCTCTTGCTTTTAATTATAAGAGACAGGGTTTGTTTGATCAATTAGATGTGGGCGCAGAGTTTTTCTATGCACCTCTTATATTGGGTGTATGGTATAGGGGATTGCCTACTAAGCGTAGTTTACCGAATAATGAAGCCATTGTCGCATTAATGGGGTTTTCATTGCCGAATGATTTGCAGATTGGTTACAGTTTTGATTTTACTGTTTCTAAGCTGGCCTGGAGGAACAGTGGAGGGGCACATGAATTGTCCATGCGTTATACTTTCAGGAATTATAAATTGGGCAAAAAGCGAGACAGAGTTATTCCTGGATTTAAATATTGA